The Synechococcus sp. M16.1 genome includes the window GCACCAGGCCCGTGGTCGGTGAACTGGCAGAGGCCTGATCCCTCCGCGGCAAGCGCCCGGAGAGGTGGGCGGTCCGCCCGGCCATCACCGCCTGGCCCATGGCCTCGGCCATGGCGGCGGGGTCGCCCGCCAGGGCGATGGCGCTGTTGACCAGCACGGCATCGGCGCCCATTTCGAGGGCCTGTGCCGCCTCGCTTGGAACACCGATGCCGGCATCCACCACCACCGGAACCCCGGCGTTTTCGATGATCAAACCGATGTTGGCGGCATTGTTGAGTCCTTGACCCGAGCCGATCGGAGAGCCCAGAGGCATCACCGTGGCGCATCCGACCTCCTCCAGCCGTTTGGCCAGCAGGGGATCGGCATTGATGTAAGGCAGAACTGTGAACCCTTCCTTCACCAGTTGTTCTGCGGCGTTCAGGGTGCCGATCGGATCGGGCAGAAGATGCCGGGAGTCAGGAATCACCTCCAGCTTCACGAAGGTGTTGTCCTCCTGTCCCGCCAGCTTGGCCAGCTCCCGTCCAAGCCGTGCCACGCGCACTGCTTCTTCGGCATCGGTGCAGCCCGCAGTGTTGGGCAGCATCCAGATCCGCTGCCAATCAATGGCTTCCATCAGGCCCTCATGGCCTGCGGCCACGGTCTGTACCCGGCGCACGGCCACCGTGACCATGTCGCAGCCGGATCGTTCGATGCTCTGCTGCATCGCCGTCATGGATGGATATTTGCCGGTGCCCGTGAACAGACGGCTGTTGAACTGACGCCCGCCAATGGTCAGGGGGTCGGAGTTGGGGGAGGGCGAATCCATGACGCGTCTGAGCAAAAGGGCCTACCGTTCCTCCATCATCCATCGTCTTCCATGCCGTTCCTGCTTGCCATGGATCTCCCGGCTGGCAGCCAGGTGCCGTTCCAGACCAATCCCCAGTTGCCTCTGGATCCGATTCAGTTGGCGGTTCCACTGGAGCTCAAGGAACTCGATGTGGAGAGTTTCGATCCAGTCGCGCGCGCTGCAGAGCTGGCGGAATCCCTGCCCCGTCAATGGTGTGGCACATTTGAGCCCTTCGATGGCAATCCCACCGTCGATGTCACGTTGGACATCACCCAGATGACGGCGATGGGCCAGATGGTGGATCTTCGGGGAACGATGACCCTTGGTTCCGTCACCACACCGGTTCAAGGCAATCTCCATGCCAAGTCAGATCAGCTGGATCTCATCCCTTTGGCGGAATCTCTGATTGCGGGAGTTGAACCTGGCGGCGTCTTCCTCGGCTTGCAAATGTTCAGTCCCACCAGCTGGCAGGCGCCTCGATTGATCAACGTGGCCGACCCCAGCACAGGAGTGGGTGGACGCTTGGCGATAGTCGCAAGCTGCCAGGAAGAACCACCGGTTCAGCCGCTTTGGTGACCACAATTTTTTGAAGTGGCTAATTCATCTGAAAGAACTCAGCCGTTTCGACGTTTGAGTTTTTTCAGTCCTTTCTTTGCGGTGGTGTTGTCGGGTTCCAGTTGAAGTGTCTGTTCGTAGAGGGAAATCGCTTCAGCGTCCTTCTGCAGCTTCTCCTGAGCAAAAGCCAGGTTGTTGAGGGCGACGGGGTAGTCCGCTTTCGCCTTCAGAGCAAGTCTGTAGTGCTTGGTGGCACCGGAGTAATCCTTTTGTGCTGCCAAAGCAAAGCCGAGCGCGTTTTCGATCAGCGCACGGGCTTCATCCGGCTCACCACTCAGGCGTTTCAGTGCCTGCTTCAAGGTGGCAGCCGCCTGCGGGTACAACCGCTTGCGCAACTGAACGGATCCGAGTTCGTAGAGGTCTGACGCCTGTCGTGACGAGGCCGTTTCGGATTTCTCGAGCTCGATCAGGCGTGCTTCATCGCGACGCACACGAAAAAATTGTCGGCCCACCACTACCGCAACGATGGCAAGCAGGCCGACCAGGCCCAGCAGGTAGGTCTGGGGCAGCAGGTTCACGGTTGGGAAATTCAGCTCTTGGCTGCAGCCACGACGTTGGTGAAGCTGCCGGGGTCAACAACTGCCAGCTGAGCCAGCATCTTGCGGTTCAGGCGCACATCGGCCTTCTTGAGACCACCCATCAGACGGCTGTAGCTCACACCATTGAGGCGGGCAGCGGCGTTGATGCGGGCAATCCAGAGGCGACGGAAATCGCGCTTGCGACGACGACGATCCCGGTAGGCATTGCAGAGGGCTTTCATCACCCGCTGGTTTGCTGTACGGAACAGGGTTCCGTTGCCACCACGGAAGCCACGGGCCAGCCGCAGGATCTTGTTGCGGCGTTTACGGGCGACGTTGCCTCTCTTGACGCGGGCCATGAGGTTGGAAGGGTTGGATCAGGTCTTGTTGAACGGTCTCGTCTGAGCAGCTGTGCTCAGGCGTAGGGCATCATCAGGGTCACGCGCTCTTCATCGGTGCGGTCCACCACGGCCTTGGTGGCCAGATGACGCTTCTGCTTGGGCGTTTTGTGGTCCAGCAGGTGGTTCCGGAAAGCGCGTCGACGCAGAAATTTGCCAGTGCCGGTCGCTTTGAACCGCTTCGCGGCAGCTTTGCGGGTCTTCAGCTTGGGCATTGGTCTGCTCGTTCGGACACAAACGACAACAATACGTCCCGACGTGCCCCCCCCTGAATGATTCGGTTCCTGACGCTCACATTGCTGCTTTGCGTGGGCCTGGGCTGCCGCGCCCGTGAGCAGGGTGATGGCCTGCAATCCGCCGTGTCTGAGCCCCCGGTGGTGGAACCGGTTCAGCGGGCGACGCACCGTTCCGTCGCTGACCCACCGCGGGTTGAAGGTCATGAACCGGTGCTTTGGGTGGCCTTGGCGGATCATCTCGGTGCTGCGGAAACAGCAGCTCCTTTGAATCTGCGTGCCTTTGCTGGCTCGCTCAGCCTTCGCGATGCCACCGGGGAGCAAGGCATTGATTCAGGGTTCGTGATCAGCTGGCGCAGTGTTGCCAAGGCCCGTCCGCTCAAGTTGGCCCGCCGGATTGCAGGTCCCTACGCCAGCTTTGAGTCGGCGGACCGTGTCGCCTCCCGTTGGCGTGCTTTGGGGGTTGCGGCCGAGGTCGCCCATCCCAAGGAGTGGGAGGTGTGGGCGCCGGAGGGTTCGCCTGTTCCCGACGGTCTGGCCGTGCGCGATTGGCAAGGCACCGTCACCAGCACCGTCGAACCGGTGTTGCAGACGTCGGCGAGGGGACGCCCCCTGCATGGACCTGTCTTGATTGAGGCCTCGGATGGGTTGCTCTGGGCTGGTGGACGTTTTGAGGGGCCCTTCCGCTTGCAACGGGATGCCTACGGCAGCTGGACGCTGGTGGAGCAGGTGCCGGTGGAGCGCTACCTCGAGGGGGTGGTGCCCCACGAGATCGGTGCGGGTTCACCGATGGCGGCGTTGCAGGCCCAGACCGTTCTGGCGCGCACCTGGGCTCTGGCTAACAGCCATCGCTTCAGCATTGATGGCTATCACCTCTGCAGCGACACCCAGTGTCAGGTCTACAGCGATCCCCGCCATGCGGGATCTGCTGTGCGCGAGGCGATTGCATCCACCCAGGGCAAGTTGCTCAGCCTGAACAACCGGCCAATCAGCGCGGTGTATCACGCCACCAATGGCGGGGTGATGGCTGCCGGGCCGGAAGCCTGGGCCATGCAGCCCACCACCTATCTGCGTGCGAAGCCGGATGGGGATGAGCGCTGGCGCAACCGTCATCCCTTGCCCCTGCAGCAGCGCAAGGCGGTGGAAGCGTTGCTGGCGGATCGCAGCGGGGCCTTTGGCCAGCGCCACCCCCGCTTCCGCTGGACTCGAATCCTTTCGGGTCCGACCTTGCGTCAGGCCCTCGGAGCCGCCGCAGACCCGCTGGTTTCGCCTTTGCAATTGAAGGTGCTGGAGCGGGGTGCCAGCGGCCGGGTGCTGGCCTTGCAGATCTCAGGCAGCAGCGACGCCGCTCCGGTCATCCTCAGGTTGGATGCCATTCGTCGCACCCTTCGCACCCTGCCCAGCACTTTGTTCGTCTTGGAGCCTCAGGGGGCCGAACGGTGGTTGGTGGTGGGCGGTGGCTTCGGCCATGGGGCCGGTTTGTCGCAGGCTGGAGCCATTGATCTGGCCTGGCGAGGCTGGCCTGTGGAGCGGATCCTGAGCCATTACTACCCAGGGACTGTCTACGGCCCACTCTCAACACTGGTGCAGTCCCCTTAAAGTCCTTCCCACCTGGGCAGCTGGATGAGCTCGAACGCCACATCGGGTGATCACCGTCGGGTGAAATCGGCAGCGTTCCTGTTCGCCTGTGGATGTGCTGGTGCCGCTCCCCACTGGCTCGACCCCGCCCGTTCACTCTGGCCCGCCATCAGCCTTGCCTTGATGCTTGGAGGCTATGGCCTCCGTTCCGTCATGCGTGGGCAGCTGACGCGTGGGTCATCGGAGTCCGTACCAGCGATCGATCCGGCCAAACTTCCCAGCCTTGATGTGGTGGTGGCGGCCCGCGATGAAGAGGCGGTGGTGCCCCGTTTGGTGGAACGGCTCACATCTCTTCGTTATCCGTCCGGCCAACTCACCACCTGGGTGATCGACGACGGCAGTCTTGATCGAACCTCTGAGCTGCTGGACGATCTGGCCAGCCAGCACCCTGAGCTGAACGTGATCCATCGCCAGCGCAATGCCGGTGGGGGCAAGTCGGGTGCGCTCAACACCGCTTTGGGCTGCCTCAAAGGTGAGTGGCTGCTGGTGCTTGATGCGGATGCTCAGTTGCAGGATGACTTGCTCGAGCGCCTTGTTCCCTACGCCGTGGAGGGTGGCTGGTCGGCGGTGCAGCTGCGCAAGGCCGTGATTGATGCCGATCGCAATTGGTTGACCCGATCCCAGGCGATGGAGATGGCTCTGGATGCGGTGATCCAGTCGGGCCGACTGGCCAATGGAGGCTTGGCCGAACTGCGGGGGAACGGACAGCTGATCAAGCGCTCCGTGCTCGAGTCCAGTGGTGGTTTCAACGAAGACACCGTCACCGATGACCTGGATCTCAGCTTCCGCCTGCTGACCCATGGGGCCTTGGTGGGATTGTTGTGGGACCCTCCGGTCCAGGAAGAGGCTGTTCCTGGTCTCCATGCCCTGTGGAAACAACGGCAGCGCTGGGCGGAAGGCGGATTGCAGCGCTTCTTTGATTACTGGCCGGTGCTGACCTCGGCCCAGCTCAGTCTTCGCCAGCGTTGGGATTTGACGGCCTTTTTTCTGCTCCAGTACGCCCTGCCGGTGGTGTCCTTCGCCGATCTGAGCACGGCTCTGATCACCCAAAGCCTGCCGGTCTACTGGCCCTTGTCTGTGGTGGCCTTCAGCGTTTCGGGTCTGGCTTACTGGCGCGGCTGTCGTGGTGGCAGCGAAGGGCCGGAGATCCCCTCAGCGAGCCTGGCCAATCTCCTTGTGGCGATCGCCTACCTCGGCCACTGGTTTGTGGTGATTCCCTGGGTGACTCTGCGGATGTCACTGCTCCCCAAACGCTTGGTCTGGGCCAAAACCAGCCATGGTCAGGAGCATCCGGTTCAGGCCTGAGGTTGTTGCCTGTTGAACGGCATGACCGGGGCGAGGGTCGTTGAATCGACGTTCACTCAGTTGACGTCGTCAACGTCGAGCACCTGACCGTTGAAGAAGTCCGCCAGGTTGCGGGCCTGACGATCCAGGCCTGAGGGAGGACTGGGTTGAGGGTTGGGTTCTGCTGGTGCAGCTGCCGGGTTGGCGTCCAATGGTTTGGCTTGGGTGTGCGGCAGTTCTGGCGCTGGCACCGGAGCTGACGCTGGTGTTGCTGAGGGTGCCGGCGTTGGGGCCGGTGCGGGAGTTGGGGGCTCGACCGCTGCTGGGGCTGTTGCGACCGGGGCAGTCCCGACCGGCGTGGTTGTGATGGCCGGTGCGATCGGGGGGGTGGTGGTCGGTGGAGTGATTGATGGGGGTGTGACCGGGGCTGTTGCCAGCGGAGGTGGCATGGCGCTGTTGCTGGCCTCCAGCACCAGCTGCCGCGAGCCTCCAAGCGCTTTGGCCACGGCCTGTTCCAGCAGGGATGCTCGGCTCTGCACCATCCCCATCCAGTTGCCTGCCACCTGCACAACGGCACGGTTGGCATCAAGGCGCACCAGTTGGGCCTGCTGCGACAGCAGCATCCGGGTGGAGGGCAATTCGAGGCTGCCCAGGATCTGCTGCCAGAGCTCGGGCAGGTTGGTGCTGGCTGCCGGTGCAGGGGTGGACACCGTTGGCAGTTCTGGTGATGGCGCAGGGGCAGGTTTTGGGCTGGGGGCGGGCGCCTCGATTGCAGGGGTTGCTGCAGGGGCTGCGGTGGAAGGCGTGGGCGCAGGAGGGGCGACTGGTGTTGTCGGTGGGCTTGCTGTTGCTGCCGGTTGCGTTGTTGCTGGTTCCGCCAGCAACCCCAAAAGCAGCACTTCCAGCCAGAGGCGCGGCTGCACGCTTTGGCGCAGCTGTTGC containing:
- a CDS encoding SpoIID/LytB domain-containing protein, which encodes MIRFLTLTLLLCVGLGCRAREQGDGLQSAVSEPPVVEPVQRATHRSVADPPRVEGHEPVLWVALADHLGAAETAAPLNLRAFAGSLSLRDATGEQGIDSGFVISWRSVAKARPLKLARRIAGPYASFESADRVASRWRALGVAAEVAHPKEWEVWAPEGSPVPDGLAVRDWQGTVTSTVEPVLQTSARGRPLHGPVLIEASDGLLWAGGRFEGPFRLQRDAYGSWTLVEQVPVERYLEGVVPHEIGAGSPMAALQAQTVLARTWALANSHRFSIDGYHLCSDTQCQVYSDPRHAGSAVREAIASTQGKLLSLNNRPISAVYHATNGGVMAAGPEAWAMQPTTYLRAKPDGDERWRNRHPLPLQQRKAVEALLADRSGAFGQRHPRFRWTRILSGPTLRQALGAAADPLVSPLQLKVLERGASGRVLALQISGSSDAAPVILRLDAIRRTLRTLPSTLFVLEPQGAERWLVVGGGFGHGAGLSQAGAIDLAWRGWPVERILSHYYPGTVYGPLSTLVQSP
- the rpmI gene encoding 50S ribosomal protein L35, with product MPKLKTRKAAAKRFKATGTGKFLRRRAFRNHLLDHKTPKQKRHLATKAVVDRTDEERVTLMMPYA
- a CDS encoding thiazole synthase, with product MDSPSPNSDPLTIGGRQFNSRLFTGTGKYPSMTAMQQSIERSGCDMVTVAVRRVQTVAAGHEGLMEAIDWQRIWMLPNTAGCTDAEEAVRVARLGRELAKLAGQEDNTFVKLEVIPDSRHLLPDPIGTLNAAEQLVKEGFTVLPYINADPLLAKRLEEVGCATVMPLGSPIGSGQGLNNAANIGLIIENAGVPVVVDAGIGVPSEAAQALEMGADAVLVNSAIALAGDPAAMAEAMGQAVMAGRTAHLSGRLPRRDQASASSPTTGLVQSPQ
- a CDS encoding glycosyltransferase family 2 protein, giving the protein MSSNATSGDHRRVKSAAFLFACGCAGAAPHWLDPARSLWPAISLALMLGGYGLRSVMRGQLTRGSSESVPAIDPAKLPSLDVVVAARDEEAVVPRLVERLTSLRYPSGQLTTWVIDDGSLDRTSELLDDLASQHPELNVIHRQRNAGGGKSGALNTALGCLKGEWLLVLDADAQLQDDLLERLVPYAVEGGWSAVQLRKAVIDADRNWLTRSQAMEMALDAVIQSGRLANGGLAELRGNGQLIKRSVLESSGGFNEDTVTDDLDLSFRLLTHGALVGLLWDPPVQEEAVPGLHALWKQRQRWAEGGLQRFFDYWPVLTSAQLSLRQRWDLTAFFLLQYALPVVSFADLSTALITQSLPVYWPLSVVAFSVSGLAYWRGCRGGSEGPEIPSASLANLLVAIAYLGHWFVVIPWVTLRMSLLPKRLVWAKTSHGQEHPVQA
- the rplT gene encoding 50S ribosomal protein L20, with protein sequence MARVKRGNVARKRRNKILRLARGFRGGNGTLFRTANQRVMKALCNAYRDRRRRKRDFRRLWIARINAAARLNGVSYSRLMGGLKKADVRLNRKMLAQLAVVDPGSFTNVVAAAKS
- a CDS encoding tetratricopeptide repeat protein, which produces MNLLPQTYLLGLVGLLAIVAVVVGRQFFRVRRDEARLIELEKSETASSRQASDLYELGSVQLRKRLYPQAAATLKQALKRLSGEPDEARALIENALGFALAAQKDYSGATKHYRLALKAKADYPVALNNLAFAQEKLQKDAEAISLYEQTLQLEPDNTTAKKGLKKLKRRNG